In the Longimicrobium sp. genome, GGGCGGGCGGGGCGCGCGTCTTCCCCAGCGGCTGCATCACGCTCGGCCAGAAGGGTGAGCAGCTGACGGAGATCGGCGAGCTGGTCTCCGCCGGCGCCGTATGCGTGACGGACGACGGGCGGCCGGTGATGAACGCCGGGCTGCTGCGGATGGCGCTGGAGTACGCGCAGAGCTTCGACCTTCCCGTGGCCGTGCACGAGGAGGAACTGACGCTCTCGCGCGGCGGGACGATGAACGAGGGGATCATCGCCACGCGGCTGGGGCTGACGGGCATCCCCAACGCGGCCGAGGACGTAATGATCGCCCGCGACCTGATGCTGGCGGAGCTCACCGGCGGCCGGCTGCACATCCAGCACGTGGCGACCCGGACGGGCGTGGAGCTGATCCGCGCGGCGAAGGCGAAGGGCGTGCGCGTGACCGCGGAGGGGAGTCCCCACCACTTCACGCTGACGGACGAGGCGGTGGAGTGGTACAACACCAACGCCAAGATGAACCCGCCGCTGCGCTCCGCCGCCGACCGCGACGCGGTGCGCGCCGGCGTGGCCGACGGGACGCTGGACGTGATCGCCACCGACCACGCGCCGCACCATTACGACGAGAAGGAGCAGGCGTTCGAGGACGCGCCCAACGGCATCGTCGGCCTGGAGACGGCGGTAGGCCTGGCCTACACCGAGCTGGTGGCGACGGGGCTGATCGACCTTCCCACGCTGGTGGAGCGGATGAGCTGCGCCCCCGCGCGGTCGATGAACCTCGACAGGATCGGCCTCGGCTCGCTCCGCCCCGGCTCGGCGGGGGACGTGACCATCCTCGACCCCATGGCGGAGTGGACGGTCGATCCCGCGCGGTTCGTCTCCCTCTCGAAGAACACGCCGTTCGGCGGCCGGAAGCTCCGCTGCCGCGCGGTGCGCACCCTCATCGGCGGGCAGACCGCCTGGCAGTACAACGCATGAGCGTGATCCCCCTTCCCTCGATCTCCCACCGCCCCGACCCGCGCGCGTACTGCGGCGGCGCGTGGCCACAGGTGCGCGAGCTGGCCGACGGCCGCGATGTGACCGCCTGCTTCCTGGTGCTGGACAAGCAGCGCAAGGAGACCAAGGCCGCGAAGCCGTATCTCCATCTCGTGCTTGGAGATCGGACGGGCTCGATCGACGCCAAGGTGTGGGACGACGCCGCGAGGTTCGACGCGCTCTTCGCCGCCGAGGACGTGATCGGCGTGCGCGGGCGGACGTCGACGTACAACGGCCGCGTCGAGCTCACCGTCACCGCCATCCAGCCGGTGCAGATCGGCGACGACGACCTGGAGCTCTTCGTCCCCGCGTCTCCCCGCGATCGCAACGTGATGGCGAAGGAGCTGGACCTGCTCGTCGACACCGTCGCCGACCCCGCGCTCCGTCTTCTCCTGCAGCGGATGACGGGGCGGAAGACGACCACGGGGAAGCAGTACCGTCTCCACCCCGCCGCGAAGCGGAACCACCACGCGTACCTGGGCGGGCTGCTGGAGCACTCGCTCTCGGTCGCGAAGGCGGCGGACGCGCTCTGCGCGCACTACGGGCGGCAGGGCGCGCGGGTGGACCGCGACCTGCTGGTGACGGCCGCGCTGCTGCACGACGTCGGCAAGGTGAGGGAGCTGAGCGCCGGGCGGTCGATCGCCTACACCGACGAGGGCCATCTCCTGGGCCACATCCTCATCGGCCTGCAGATGGTCACGCGCGAGGCGGAGCAGATCCCGGGGATCGACCCGCACCGGCTTCTCCATCTCCAGCACCTGATCGCCAGCCACCAGGGGCGCCACGAGTGGGCCAGCCCCAAGGTGCCGCAGACGCTGGAGGCGCTGATCCTCCACTATGCGGACGACCTGGACAGCAAGATGAACCCGGCCATGGCCCTCCTGAACGAGGTGGGGGAGGGGGGATGGTCGGCGTACGACCGCCACCTGGACCGCTCGCTCTTCCAGCCGCCCGCGTTCCCGCAGAACGCGGAGGTGGAGGCGGTGCCCGCGGCCGAGGTGGTGGAGGTGGTTCTCGACATGTTCCGCGGGTGACCGCGTTGACGCGCCGACAGGGAAGGACCGAGATGACGACTCCGAACCACGCGGGCGAAGGCGTGCACGACCTGGTGGCCCAGCGCGAGCAGCTGCGCGCCTGGATCGCGAAGCTCGACGAGGTGCAGACCGGCGCGCCCAGCCGCGTGGCCGAGCGCGTCCGCGCCGACTACCAGGACCGGCTGCGGCGGGTGACCGAGGAGCTGGCCAGTCACGCCGAGGAGGTGCAGCGCAGCCTGGAGGAGATGCGCGGCGAGCTGCAGCAGGCCGAGGAGCGCCGCGCGCAGGCGGTGGACGCGCTGGAGGAGACGCGGCTGCGCCACCTGATCGGCGAGCTCGACGAGCCGGCGTGGGACCAGCAGCGCGCGCCGCTGGAGCAGGACGTCTCCGCCGCCGATGAGAATGTGGCCCGCACGCGCGGCGAGGTGGAGCGCCTCTCCGTCCTCTCCGCGGAGATCGGCGGCGGCGCGTCGGCCGAGGCGGCAGAGGCGGTAGAGCCGGAGCCGGAGCCCGCGGACGACTTCGCCGCGGACGAGGAAGAGGCCGAGCCGCTCCCCGTCTTCGCCTACGCGCCCGAGGACGAGGACACGGGCGGCGAACCCGCTCCGCCCGCGGCTGAGGAAGAGGCGCCGGCGTTCGGCGACGAGCCGCAGGCCGCGGCCGCGTCTCCGCCCGAGGAGCAGGACGCCGGTCCGATCTCCGGCGAGGAGCTGGCGGCGTGGATCAGCGAGGTCGAGGCCGAGGTGCCGTCGGAGGAGATGCCGCCGGAGGACGCAACCGCCGAGGCTCCGCCCGCCGCGCCGCGGCAGGAGGCGGAGGGGTGGGACCCGTTCGCCAACGAGTTCGGCGGCTCGCCGGCCAACCCGACTACGCAGCCGGGCGACGCGGCGCAGGACCTCCCCTGGCTGGACTCGATCGACGGCGGCGCGGCGGGGAAGTGGGCCGCGCCCGCCGAGGAGGCGCCGGCCGACGACCTGGCCTTCCTCGACCAGTTGGAGCCCGCCGCCCCCGCGGCCGAGGAGCCCGCGGGAAGCGACCTGGCCGCGGACGACCTGGCCTTCCTGGAGGAGCTGGACCGCGCCATCAGCGGCGGCAGCCAGCGCCCGGCGCAGCAGGCCCAGCCGCAGGCCGGCGGGCGCGCGGAGCCGACCAGCTTCGGGCAGGACCTGACCGGCGGCTCCGGCGGCGGCATCAGCCCCGACGCATCCGCCGAGACCACGCAGGAGCAGCGCAAGCGCGGCGAGGCGCTGCTGTGCAAGGAGTGCGGGGCCATCAACGAGCCCCAGGCCTGGTACTGCGAGATCTGCGGCAGCGAGCTGTAGAAGGAATTCTCACGCGGAGGCGCGGAGACGCGGAGGTGCTCGCCACGGGCCTCCGCGTCTCCGCGTCTCCGCGTGAGAAACAGCGATGCTCCGCCTGCGACTGGCGTACGGGGACGCCGCTGGTGAGATTTCCCGCGTACGCTTCGTGCGTGGGCGAGACACCGCGATGCAGGGCTGACGACACACCGGTGAGGGGATGGGGACGAGGATGAAGATCGCGGTGCTGATGGGGGGCACGAGCGCCGAGCGCGAGGTGTCGCTGGCGTCGGGGCAGGGGATCGTGAAGGCGCTGCGCGGGCGCGGCCACGAGGTGTGGACGGTGGACACCGCGCGCGGCTACGTGCCGCCCGAGCGCGAGGCCGACCTCCTTCCCGAGGGCGTTCACGCCGCGCCGCCCGGCGAGCTCGAGGGCGCGCTGGACCCCATCCAGCTCTCCGAGATCGAGCAGATCCGCGGCGCCGACGTGGCCTTCCTGGCGCTGCACGGCGGGGCGGGGGAAGACGGCACCATCCAGGCGCTGCTCGACCTGATGGGCGTGCGCTACACCGGCTCCGGCCCGCTCGGCTCCGGCATCGCCATGGACAAGGACGTCTCCAAGCGCCTGTTCCGCGACGCGCAGGTGCCCACGCTGCCGTGGCGCGTGGCCCGGGCGCCGGAGTTCAGGTACGATCCCGACACCATCGAGGACCTGATCGGCTTCCCCTGCATCGTCAAGCCGTCCAAGCAGGGCTCCAGCGTGGGCATCACCGTGGTCACCGAGATCGGCCAGCTGGCGCCGGCGGTGGAGGAGGCGAAGAAGTTCGACACCGAGGTGATGATCGAGCGCTACGCCAAGGGGCGCGAGCTGACCGTCGGCATCCTGGGCGACCAGGCGCTGCCGCCGGTGGAGATCCGGCCCAAGAAGGGGATCTACGACTACCACAGCAAGTACACGCCGGGGATGACGGAGTACTTCTGCCCCGCGCCGCTGGAGGAGGAGGTCGTGGCCCTGATGCAGGCGTACGCGCTGCGGGCCTTCCGCGTGCTGAAGCTGCGGGGAT is a window encoding:
- a CDS encoding HD domain-containing protein, producing the protein MSVIPLPSISHRPDPRAYCGGAWPQVRELADGRDVTACFLVLDKQRKETKAAKPYLHLVLGDRTGSIDAKVWDDAARFDALFAAEDVIGVRGRTSTYNGRVELTVTAIQPVQIGDDDLELFVPASPRDRNVMAKELDLLVDTVADPALRLLLQRMTGRKTTTGKQYRLHPAAKRNHHAYLGGLLEHSLSVAKAADALCAHYGRQGARVDRDLLVTAALLHDVGKVRELSAGRSIAYTDEGHLLGHILIGLQMVTREAEQIPGIDPHRLLHLQHLIASHQGRHEWASPKVPQTLEALILHYADDLDSKMNPAMALLNEVGEGGWSAYDRHLDRSLFQPPAFPQNAEVEAVPAAEVVEVVLDMFRG
- a CDS encoding D-alanine--D-alanine ligase, with translation MKIAVLMGGTSAEREVSLASGQGIVKALRGRGHEVWTVDTARGYVPPEREADLLPEGVHAAPPGELEGALDPIQLSEIEQIRGADVAFLALHGGAGEDGTIQALLDLMGVRYTGSGPLGSGIAMDKDVSKRLFRDAQVPTLPWRVARAPEFRYDPDTIEDLIGFPCIVKPSKQGSSVGITVVTEIGQLAPAVEEAKKFDTEVMIERYAKGRELTVGILGDQALPPVEIRPKKGIYDYHSKYTPGMTEYFCPAPLEEEVVALMQAYALRAFRVLKLRGYARIDFILAREQLFCLEANTLPGMTATSLLPKAAAAAGIDYPELCERIVQQAMGPG
- a CDS encoding dihydroorotase, with product MSRVLIRGGRVVDPSQGMDAVADVLIADGRVARVGEGIDAPEGTETVDASGLVVAPGLIDVHVHLREPGGEHKETIATGARAAAAGGFTAVVAMPNTDPPIDSIALVGYVKAAGLRAGGARVFPSGCITLGQKGEQLTEIGELVSAGAVCVTDDGRPVMNAGLLRMALEYAQSFDLPVAVHEEELTLSRGGTMNEGIIATRLGLTGIPNAAEDVMIARDLMLAELTGGRLHIQHVATRTGVELIRAAKAKGVRVTAEGSPHHFTLTDEAVEWYNTNAKMNPPLRSAADRDAVRAGVADGTLDVIATDHAPHHYDEKEQAFEDAPNGIVGLETAVGLAYTELVATGLIDLPTLVERMSCAPARSMNLDRIGLGSLRPGSAGDVTILDPMAEWTVDPARFVSLSKNTPFGGRKLRCRAVRTLIGGQTAWQYNA